Proteins encoded within one genomic window of Hevea brasiliensis isolate MT/VB/25A 57/8 chromosome 8, ASM3005281v1, whole genome shotgun sequence:
- the LOC110646455 gene encoding uncharacterized protein LOC110646455, with translation MAELTQPEVVYSPRSLQLWRTLWNWLAFLFQIFLQILRALGHLPLLSSSSSSSNSFKPLPVVELLETDSSDTLEITAGPDSVPVDEPVKKLTVVLDLDETLVCAYETCSLPAILRNQATEAGLKWFELECVSSDKECEGKPKINYVTVFERPGLAEFLKQLSEFADLVLFTAGLEGYAKPLVDRIDTENLFSLRLYRPSTISTEYREHVKDLSCLSKDPCRTVIVDNNPFSFLLQPLNGIPCVPFTAGQPYDTQLLDVLLPLLKHLSNQKDVRPVLYERFHMPEWFQKQGIPASGQT, from the exons ATGGCTGAGTTGACTCAGCCCGAGGTCGTCTACTCACCTCGCTCTCTTCAACTATGGAGGACGCTCTGGAACTGGCTCGCTTTCCTCTTCCAGATCTTCCTCCAGATCCTCAGAGCCTTAGGCCACCTTCctctgctttcttcttcttcttcctcttctaacTCTTTCAAGCCTTTGCCAGTCGTTGAGTTGCTGGAAACTGACTCTTCCGACACTCTTGAGATCACCGCCGGCCCTGACTCCGTTCCTGTCGATGAGCCTGTCAAAAAACTTACG GTGGTTCTTGACTTGGATGAAACTCTAGTATGTGCATATGAGACATGTAGTTTGCCAGCTATTCTACGTAATCAAGCAACAGAAGCTGGACTGAAGTGGTTTGAACTGGAATGCGTATCTTCAGACAAG GAATGTGAAGGGAAACCTAAGATCAATTATGTTACGGTGTTTGAGCGTCCAGGGTTAGCTGAATTCCTAAAACAACTGAGTGAATTTGCTGATCTTGTTCTGTTTACTGCTGGCCTTGAAG GTTACGCTAAGCCCCTTGTTGACAGAATAGATACAGAAAATCTATTTAGTCTTCGCCTTTATCGGCCTTCAACAATTAGCAC GGAGTATAGGGAGCATGTGAAGGATCTGTCTTGCCTATCAAAGGATCCTTGCCGGACTGTTATAGTTGACAACAATCCATTTAGTTTCTTGTTGCAACCATTGAATGGAATTCCATGTGTTCCTTTTACTGCGGGTCAACCATATGATACACAG CTTCTGGATGTACTCCTTCCGCTCCTTAAGCACCTCTCTAATCAGAAAGACGTGAGACCTGTGCTATATGAAAGATTCCACATGCCTGAATGGTTTCAAAAGCAGGGGATCCCTGCTTCTGGCCAGACATAG
- the LOC110646449 gene encoding uncharacterized protein LOC110646449 produces the protein MSEAEAEPPVFSNVQAVLDFLRQNGLKEAESALKEDMNEKNELGLFDFEKFLFVLPPVRIPASLRRTEADGGGEASRSSSGSGSDEEFVSLKSSTSDLCSSEFTNPYGLRSASQANSETSSDRLSQFGTARDYPGLDLQNDLYWYDERDEGYFMSPSFNGQDYFGGPSEDKFVMTSETVNQSENPVSLYNKSEGFGTEATNDFLDKPCLFNLTSVKDENEAQAMDYYHFDKRNHLEGDFESNGCSVPLCKCYAGAGENCCRDHIDQIYLSSKETDLSDFQLKIGDIPTDCDIAPGHGKNKNGYYSSKAHSKRDWFESYKSSTEIISNGFDDYEVGNGREANGEADELKAEADEEGEVNTDELLLFNNQEDECEVFNLRIIHRKNRTGFEENKDLPIVLNTVIAGRYYVTEYLGSAAFSKVVQAHDLHTGVDVCLKIIKNDKDFFDQSLDEIKLLKLVNKHDPADEHHILRLYDYFYHQEHLVIVCELLRANLYEFQKFNQESGGEPYFTLSRLQVITRQCLEALEYLHHLGIIHCDLKPENILIKSYRRCEIKVIDLGSSCFQSDNLCLYVQSRSYRAPEVILGLPYDQKIDLWSLGCILVELCSGEVLFPNDSVVMILARMIGMLGPIDLEMLVRGQETHKYFTKEYDLYYTNEETNQAEYIIPEESSLEHHLQTYDAGFIDFVRSLLEVNPLRRPTAREALEHPWLSYSYESNSY, from the exons ATGTCAGAAGCAGAAGCAGAGCCTCCAGTCTTCTCAAACGTCCAAGCAGTTTTGGATTTTCTACGCCAAAATGGGCTAAAAGAAGCGGAGTCTGCTCTTAAAGAGGATATGAATGAGAAAAACGAACTGGGTTTGTTTGATTTCGAAAAATTCTTGTTTGTCTTGCCTCCGGTGAGGATTCCTGCGAGCCTCCGGCGAACGGAGGCCGATGGTGGTGGTGAAGCGTCGAGATCAAGTTCTGGGTCTGGCTCGGATGAGGAGTTTGTTAGCTTGAAATCTTCTACTAGTGATTTGTGCTCTTCAG AATTTACAAATCCATATGGACTTCGTTCTGCATCACAGGCTAATTCAGAAACATCATCGGATAGGTTGTCTCAGTTTGGCACAGCACGCGATTATCCTGgtcttgatttgcaaaatgaccTCTATTGGTATGATGAGAGAGATGAGGGCTACTTCATGAGTCCATCCTTCAATGGGCAAGACTACTTCGGTGGTCCAAGTGAGGATAAATTTGTCATGACATCTGAGACAGTGAACCAATCAGAAAATCCAGTGAGTTTATATAATAAAAGTGAAGGATTTGGAACAGAAGCAACCAATGATTTCTTGGATAAGCCTTGCCTTTTTAATCTAACATCTGTGAAGGATGAGAATGAAGCTCAAGCAATGGATTATTATCATTTTGATAAAAGGAACCATCTTGAAGGAGACTTTGAGAGTAATGGTTGTTCTGTTCCTCTTTGCAAATGCTATGCAGGAGCAGGGGAAAATTGTTGCAGAGATCATATTGATCAAATCTACTTGAGCTCCAAAGAAACTGATTTAAGTGATTTTCAGCTAAAAATTGGAGACATTCCCACTGATTGTGATATAGCTCCTGGACATGGAAAAAACAAGAATGGTTACTACTCTTCAAAAGCACATTCCAAGAGGGACTGGTTTGAAAGTTATAAAAGCTCGACTGAAATCATATCAAATGGATTTGATGACTATGAAGTTGGAAATGGTAGAGAAGCAAATGGAGAAGCTGATGAGCTTAAGGCTGAAGCAGATGAAGAAGGTGAAGTTAATACGGATGAGCTTCTGTTGTTCAATAATCAGGAAGATGAATGTGAAGTGTTCAATCTGCGAATCATACACAGGAAAAACAG GACAGGATTTGAGGAAAATAAGGATCTGCCCATTGTGCTTAATACTGTCATTGCAGGCagatattatgtcacagaataccTAGGTTCGGCTGCTTTCAGTAAGGTTGTTCAAGCACATGATCTTCACACAGGAGTAGATGTTTGCCTGAAGATTATTAAAAATGATAAAGATTTTTTCGACCAGAGTTTAGATGAAATTAAACTTCTGAAGCTTGTGAACAAGCATGATCCAGCTGATGAACACCACATTCTGCGTCTTTATGACTACTTCTATCACCAG GAGCATCTCGTCATTGTTTGTGAACTCCTCCGTGCAAACTTATATGAATTTCAGAAATTTAATCAAGAATCAGGTGGTGAGCCATATTTCACATTGAGCAGGCTGCAG GTTATAACCCGGCAATGTTTGGAGGCACTGGAATACTTGCATCACTTGGGAATTATTCATTGCGATCTCAAGCCTGAGAATATTCTGATAAAGAGTTACAGGAGATGTGAGATAAAGGTTATTGATCTTGGAAGCAGTTGCTTTCAGTCAGACAACTTGTGCCTATATGTACAATCTCGTTCCTACAGAGCCCCTGAAGtcattttgggtcttccatatgaCCAAAAGATTGATTTATGGTCTCTTGGCTGCATTTTGGTGGAGCTATGTTCTGGGGAA GTGCTGTTTCCAAATGATTCGGTTGTAATGATCCTTGCACGCATGATTGGGATGCTGGGTCCTATTGATTTGGAGATGTTGGTGAGGGGCCAGGAGACGCACAAGTACTTTACAAAAGAATACGATCTCTATTATACAAATGAG GAAACAAACCAAGCAGAATACATAATCCCAGAGGAGTCCTCTTTGGAGCATCATCTTCAAACTTATGATGCTGGATTCATCGACTTCGTGAGAAGCTTGCTCGAGGTCAATCCTTTGAGGCGTCCAACTGCAAGGGAGGCACTAGAGCACCCTTGGCTTTCGTATTCATATGAATCAAATTCTTACTGA